From one Streptomyces sp. CA-210063 genomic stretch:
- a CDS encoding ATP-binding protein — translation MQHAVGAPLPPPHRPGQDPTTPWSPPANQQGHPAPPHPGHPGASHPVPPGPHPGPVPTTPPAPVAPPTPAVPPGSVPPPAPPGSVPPPAPGFAGGPGHPHTSAPHQSGLPRDTTGHVQLPPGGPVTMPPPATGAPDVTTTTLAVLLIGPAGAGKTSVAKYWADHRRVPTAHISLDDVREWVRSGFADPQSGWNDNSEAQYRLARRTCGFAARNFLANGISCILDDAVFPDRPVVGLGGWKRHVGPGLLPVVLLPGLEIVLERNAERSGNRRLTDEEVARIHGRMAGWYGSGLPIIDNSQLDVPSTARVLDEVLARSIASPPKW, via the coding sequence ATGCAGCACGCAGTGGGAGCTCCGCTGCCGCCGCCCCATCGGCCGGGGCAGGACCCGACGACCCCGTGGTCGCCGCCCGCGAACCAGCAGGGACACCCGGCCCCGCCTCACCCGGGACACCCGGGCGCGAGCCACCCGGTGCCCCCGGGCCCGCACCCGGGCCCTGTGCCGACGACCCCGCCCGCGCCCGTGGCCCCGCCCACACCGGCCGTGCCCCCCGGGTCCGTCCCTCCGCCCGCGCCCCCCGGCTCGGTGCCGCCGCCCGCGCCGGGCTTCGCCGGAGGCCCCGGGCATCCGCACACCTCCGCTCCGCACCAGAGCGGACTCCCGAGGGACACGACCGGACACGTGCAACTGCCGCCGGGCGGCCCCGTCACCATGCCGCCGCCCGCCACAGGCGCGCCGGATGTCACGACCACCACGCTCGCGGTCCTGCTCATCGGGCCCGCCGGGGCCGGCAAGACCAGCGTCGCCAAGTACTGGGCGGACCACCGCCGGGTGCCCACCGCGCACATCAGCCTGGACGACGTACGCGAATGGGTGCGCTCCGGCTTCGCGGACCCGCAGTCCGGCTGGAACGACAACTCCGAGGCGCAGTATCGTCTCGCCCGCCGCACCTGCGGCTTCGCGGCCCGCAACTTCCTGGCCAACGGCATCTCCTGCATCCTCGACGACGCCGTCTTCCCCGACCGCCCCGTCGTCGGCCTCGGCGGCTGGAAGCGACACGTCGGCCCCGGCCTGCTCCCCGTCGTCCTCCTGCCGGGCCTGGAGATAGTCCTCGAACGCAACGCGGAGCGCTCGGGCAACCGCCGCCTCACCGACGAAGAGGTCGCCCGTATCCACGGCCGCATGGCGGGCTGGTACGGCTCCGGCCTTCCGATCATCGACAACTCCCAGTTGGACGTACCGAGCACGGCACGCGTCCTGGACGAAGTCCTGGCACGGTCGATCGCGAGTCCGCCCAAGTGGTGA
- the carA gene encoding glutamine-hydrolyzing carbamoyl-phosphate synthase small subunit has protein sequence MTTSTRGATRVPAVLVLEDGRIFRGRAYGAVGVTFGEAVFSTGMTGYQETLTDPSYHRQVVVMTAPHIGNTGVNDEDPESKKIWVSGYVVRDPARVPSNWRSRRSLDEELDQQGVVGISGIDTRALTRHLRERGAMRVGIFSGNALPDEGTMLTEVRQAPEMKGANLSAEVATKETYVVPAIGTKKFTVAAVDLGIKGMTPHRMAERGIEVHVLPATATAEDVFAVNPDGVFFSNGPGDPATADHPVAVMQAVLERGTPLFGICFGNQILGRALGFGTYKLKYGHRGINQPVQDRTTGKVEVTAHNHGFAVDAPLDQVSETPYGRAEVSHVCLNDNVVEGLQLLDRPAFSVQYHPEAAAGPHDAAYLFDRFVSLMEGQRA, from the coding sequence ATGACGACCTCCACCCGGGGAGCCACCAGGGTTCCCGCCGTACTCGTCCTGGAGGACGGCCGGATCTTCCGCGGCCGTGCCTACGGGGCCGTGGGGGTGACCTTCGGCGAGGCCGTGTTCTCCACCGGGATGACCGGCTACCAGGAGACCCTCACCGACCCGTCGTACCACCGCCAGGTCGTCGTCATGACCGCCCCGCACATCGGCAACACGGGCGTCAACGACGAGGACCCCGAGTCCAAGAAGATCTGGGTCTCCGGATACGTCGTACGCGACCCCGCGCGCGTGCCCTCCAACTGGCGCTCCCGGCGCTCGCTCGACGAGGAGCTGGACCAGCAGGGTGTCGTCGGCATCAGCGGCATCGACACCCGGGCCCTCACCCGCCATCTGCGCGAGCGCGGTGCCATGCGCGTCGGCATCTTCTCCGGCAACGCGCTGCCCGACGAGGGCACCATGCTCACCGAGGTCCGCCAGGCCCCCGAGATGAAGGGCGCGAACCTCTCCGCCGAGGTCGCCACCAAGGAGACGTACGTCGTCCCGGCGATCGGCACGAAGAAGTTCACCGTCGCCGCCGTCGACCTCGGCATCAAGGGCATGACCCCGCACCGCATGGCCGAACGCGGCATCGAGGTGCACGTACTGCCCGCCACGGCGACGGCCGAGGACGTGTTCGCCGTCAACCCCGACGGCGTGTTCTTCTCCAACGGCCCGGGCGACCCGGCCACCGCCGACCACCCCGTCGCCGTCATGCAGGCGGTGCTGGAGCGCGGCACGCCGCTCTTCGGTATCTGCTTCGGCAACCAGATCCTCGGGCGCGCGCTCGGCTTCGGCACCTACAAGCTGAAGTACGGCCACCGCGGCATCAACCAGCCGGTGCAGGACCGTACGACCGGCAAGGTCGAGGTCACCGCGCACAACCACGGCTTCGCCGTCGACGCCCCGCTCGACCAGGTCTCCGAGACCCCCTACGGCCGCGCCGAGGTCTCCCACGTGTGCCTCAACGACAACGTGGTGGAGGGGCTGCAGCTCCTCGACCGGCCGGCCTTCAGTGTCCAGTACCACCCCGAAGCGGCAGCGGGCCCGCACGACGCCGCCTACCTGTTCGACCGCTTCGTATCCCTGATGGAGGGCCAGCGTGCCTAA
- the pyrR gene encoding bifunctional pyr operon transcriptional regulator/uracil phosphoribosyltransferase PyrR has translation MDAQEIPQQDPQPSDARPVLEGPDIARVLTRIAHEIVERAKGADDVVLLGIPTRGVFLAQRLAAKLAEITDRKIPVGSLDITMYRDDLRMHPPRALARTEIPGDGIDGRLVVLVDDVLFSGRTIRAALDALNDIGRPRAVQLAVLVDRGHRELPIRADYVGKNLPTSLRETVKVQLAEEDGRDTVLLGAKRTARGAQH, from the coding sequence ATGGACGCTCAAGAAATTCCGCAACAGGATCCGCAGCCGTCCGATGCCAGGCCCGTGCTCGAAGGCCCTGACATCGCACGCGTGCTGACCCGCATCGCCCACGAGATCGTCGAACGCGCCAAGGGCGCCGACGACGTGGTGCTCCTCGGCATTCCGACCCGGGGTGTCTTCCTCGCCCAGCGGCTCGCCGCCAAGCTGGCGGAGATCACCGACCGCAAGATCCCGGTCGGCTCGCTCGACATCACCATGTACCGCGACGACCTGCGCATGCACCCGCCGCGTGCGCTGGCCCGCACGGAGATCCCCGGTGACGGCATCGACGGCCGCCTGGTCGTCCTCGTCGACGACGTGCTCTTCTCCGGCCGCACGATCCGCGCCGCCCTCGACGCGCTGAACGACATCGGCCGCCCACGCGCCGTCCAGCTCGCGGTCCTCGTCGACCGCGGCCACCGCGAACTGCCCATCCGCGCCGACTACGTCGGCAAGAACCTCCCCACGTCGCTGCGGGAGACGGTCAAGGTCCAGCTCGCCGAGGAGGACGGTCGGGACACCGTGCTGCTCGGTGCGAAGCGAACCGCCCGGGGCGCGCAGCACTAG
- the aroB gene encoding 3-dehydroquinate synthase, whose amino-acid sequence MSETVTRIQVGGTAGTEPYEVLVGRQLLGELGGLIGNRAKRVAVIHPEALEDTGEALRADLAGQGFEAVAIQVPNAEEAKTAEVAAYCWKALGQSGFTRTDVIVGVGGGATTDLAGFVAATWLRGVRWIAIPTTVLAMVDAAVGGKTGINTAEGKNLVGSFHPPAGVLCDLAALESLPVNDYVSGLAEIIKAGFIADPVILDLIEADPQAARTPAGVHTSELIERSIRVKAEVVSGDLKESGRREILNYGHTLAHAIEKNERYQWRHGAAVSVGMHFAAELGRLAGRLDDATADRHRTVLESVGLPLHYRYDQWPKLLETMKVDKKSRGDLLRFIVLDGLAKPTVLEGPDPAVLLAAYGEVGQ is encoded by the coding sequence ATGAGTGAGACAGTGACCCGTATCCAGGTCGGCGGTACGGCGGGTACCGAGCCGTACGAGGTCCTGGTGGGGCGTCAGCTCCTCGGCGAACTGGGTGGGTTGATCGGTAACCGGGCCAAGCGGGTCGCGGTGATCCATCCCGAGGCGCTGGAGGACACCGGCGAGGCGTTGCGTGCCGATCTGGCCGGGCAGGGTTTCGAGGCGGTGGCGATCCAGGTGCCGAACGCGGAGGAGGCCAAGACGGCCGAGGTCGCCGCGTACTGCTGGAAGGCGCTGGGCCAGTCCGGGTTCACCCGCACCGATGTCATCGTCGGTGTCGGTGGCGGGGCCACCACCGACCTCGCCGGATTCGTGGCGGCGACGTGGCTGCGTGGGGTGCGCTGGATCGCCATCCCCACCACCGTGCTGGCCATGGTGGACGCCGCCGTGGGCGGCAAGACCGGGATCAACACCGCCGAGGGCAAGAACCTGGTCGGCTCCTTCCATCCGCCGGCCGGGGTGCTGTGTGATCTGGCCGCGCTGGAGTCGCTGCCGGTCAACGACTACGTGTCCGGGCTGGCGGAGATCATCAAGGCCGGGTTCATCGCGGATCCGGTGATCCTGGACCTGATCGAGGCCGATCCGCAGGCCGCCCGCACGCCCGCGGGGGTGCACACCTCGGAGCTGATCGAGCGGTCGATCCGGGTCAAGGCCGAGGTGGTGTCGGGGGATCTGAAGGAGTCCGGGCGCCGGGAGATCCTCAACTACGGGCACACCCTGGCCCATGCGATCGAGAAGAACGAGCGCTATCAGTGGCGTCATGGTGCGGCGGTGTCCGTGGGGATGCACTTCGCCGCCGAACTGGGCCGTCTGGCGGGCCGGCTGGACGACGCGACCGCCGACCGTCACCGCACGGTCCTGGAATCGGTGGGGCTGCCGTTGCACTACCGCTACGACCAGTGGCCCAAGCTGCTGGAGACGATGAAGGTCGACAAGAAGTCCCGGGGCGATCTGCTGCGCTTCATCGTCCTGGACGGCCTGGCCAAGCCCACCGTCCTGGAAGGACCCGACCCCGCCGTCCTCCTCGCCGCCTACGGCGAAGTGGGCCAGTAA
- a CDS encoding PH-like domain-containing protein gives MTPVILLAAEKESAEVTDWAARIGWVVGLALFVALVYWLMREGWKWRGTLQSDLPALFTAPDEPGEAKLGMSGRYHGSTTAGQWLDRIVAHGLGTRSRVELTLTDAGLDVVRPGATDFFVPARALREARLDKGIAGKVLTEGGLLVVTWEHGGKLLDSGFRSDRAAEHNEWVDTLNQLINKTETEGAR, from the coding sequence GTGACACCTGTAATTCTGCTGGCCGCCGAGAAGGAATCGGCCGAGGTCACCGACTGGGCCGCGCGGATCGGCTGGGTCGTCGGACTCGCCCTCTTCGTCGCCCTCGTCTACTGGCTGATGCGCGAGGGCTGGAAATGGCGCGGCACGCTCCAGAGCGACCTGCCCGCCCTCTTCACCGCGCCGGACGAGCCCGGTGAGGCCAAACTGGGCATGAGCGGCCGCTACCACGGCTCCACCACCGCCGGGCAGTGGCTCGACCGCATCGTGGCGCACGGCCTGGGCACCCGCAGCCGGGTCGAGCTGACGCTGACGGACGCGGGCCTGGACGTCGTACGCCCGGGAGCGACGGACTTCTTCGTCCCGGCCCGGGCCCTGCGCGAGGCCCGGCTCGACAAGGGCATCGCCGGCAAGGTCCTCACCGAGGGCGGGCTGCTGGTCGTCACCTGGGAGCACGGCGGCAAGCTGCTCGACTCCGGATTCCGCTCCGACCGCGCGGCCGAGCACAACGAGTGGGTCGACACCCTGAACCAGTTGATCAACAAGACGGAAACGGAAGGCGCACGATGA
- the efp gene encoding elongation factor P: MASTNDLKNGLVLKLEGGQLWSVVEFQHVKPGKGPAFVRTKLKNVLSGKVVDKTFNAGVKVETATVDKRDMQFSYMDGEYFVFMDMETYDQLMVDRKAVGDAANFLIEGFTATVAQHEGEVLFVELPAAVELVIQETEPGVQGDRSTGGTKPATLETGHQIQVPLFITTGEKIKVDTRTSDYLGRVNS, translated from the coding sequence GTGGCTTCCACGAACGACCTCAAGAACGGCCTGGTGCTCAAGCTCGAAGGCGGCCAGCTCTGGTCCGTCGTCGAGTTCCAGCACGTCAAGCCCGGCAAGGGCCCGGCCTTCGTGCGCACCAAGCTCAAGAACGTGCTCTCCGGCAAGGTCGTCGACAAGACGTTCAACGCCGGCGTCAAGGTCGAGACGGCCACTGTCGACAAGCGCGACATGCAGTTCTCCTACATGGACGGCGAGTACTTCGTCTTCATGGACATGGAGACCTACGACCAGCTCATGGTCGACCGCAAGGCCGTCGGCGACGCCGCCAACTTCCTGATCGAGGGCTTCACGGCCACCGTCGCGCAGCACGAGGGCGAGGTGCTCTTCGTCGAGCTGCCGGCCGCCGTCGAGCTCGTGATCCAGGAGACCGAGCCGGGTGTCCAGGGCGACCGGTCCACCGGTGGCACCAAGCCCGCCACCCTGGAGACCGGCCACCAGATCCAGGTGCCGCTCTTCATCACCACCGGCGAGAAGATCAAGGTCGACACCCGTACGAGCGACTACCTCGGCCGGGTGAACAGCTAA
- a CDS encoding aminopeptidase P family protein, whose translation MSEVYAARRERLRKCCNTSGSAAALVTRPANVRYLAGAAPHGAALLLGRTEDVLVCGAPPSGQAGEGRPDEAVRVQVLPRPGGDPVVAAADLATALGAESLAVEEHHLTVARHRAIRSVAPRLRLADLGGAVEQLRVIKDEEEISCLRIGAEIADQALGELLESILVGRTERHLALELERRLVDHGADGPAFTTSVGTGPNSGRRGHLPTDRRVEEGDFLSVCLGATYRGYRCEIGRTFVIGTSPADWQIALYDLVFAAQRAGREMLVPGAAYRAVDRAARQVLDSAGYGDGLPVLMGHGVGLEIDEDPQLAPAAMGKLDACVPVTVEPGVHLPGRGGVRIDDTLVVRPEADGGPELLTITTKELLAL comes from the coding sequence ATGTCAGAGGTGTACGCGGCCCGCCGCGAACGGCTGAGGAAGTGCTGCAACACGAGCGGCAGCGCCGCCGCACTCGTGACCCGCCCCGCCAACGTCCGGTATCTCGCGGGCGCGGCACCCCACGGTGCCGCCCTGCTGCTCGGGAGGACCGAGGATGTCCTCGTCTGTGGCGCGCCCCCGAGCGGCCAAGCCGGCGAGGGCCGCCCCGACGAAGCCGTACGCGTCCAGGTGCTGCCGAGGCCCGGCGGCGACCCGGTGGTCGCGGCCGCCGACCTGGCCACGGCGCTGGGCGCCGAGTCCCTCGCCGTGGAGGAACACCACCTCACCGTGGCCCGGCACCGCGCGATCCGCTCGGTCGCGCCCCGGCTGCGCCTCGCCGACCTCGGCGGCGCCGTCGAGCAGCTGAGAGTGATCAAGGACGAGGAGGAGATCTCCTGTCTGCGGATCGGCGCGGAGATCGCCGACCAGGCGCTGGGCGAACTGCTCGAATCGATCCTCGTCGGCCGCACCGAGCGCCATCTCGCCCTGGAACTGGAGCGCCGCCTCGTCGACCACGGCGCCGACGGCCCGGCCTTCACCACCTCCGTCGGCACCGGCCCGAACTCCGGCCGCCGCGGCCACCTCCCCACCGACCGCCGGGTCGAGGAGGGCGACTTTCTCTCCGTCTGCCTCGGCGCGACCTACCGCGGCTACCGCTGTGAGATCGGCCGTACGTTCGTCATCGGCACCTCGCCCGCCGACTGGCAGATCGCGCTGTACGACCTGGTCTTCGCAGCCCAGAGGGCCGGAAGGGAGATGCTGGTGCCCGGTGCGGCCTACCGCGCCGTGGACCGCGCGGCCCGCCAGGTACTGGACTCCGCGGGGTACGGTGACGGCCTTCCGGTGCTGATGGGGCACGGGGTCGGACTCGAAATCGACGAGGACCCGCAGTTGGCCCCCGCGGCCATGGGTAAACTGGACGCTTGCGTGCCGGTCACCGTCGAACCGGGGGTCCACCTCCCCGGCCGGGGCGGCGTCCGGATCGATGACACGCTCGTCGTACGCCCAGAGGCGGACGGCGGACCCGAGCTACTCACCATCACGACCAAGGAGCTGCTCGCCCTCTAG
- a CDS encoding aspartate carbamoyltransferase catalytic subunit, which yields MQRHLISAADLTRDDAVLILDTAEEMARVADRPIKKLPTLRGRTVVNLFFEDSTRTRISFEAAEKRLSADVINFSAKGSSVSKGESLKDTAQTLEAMGVDAVVIRHGASGAPYRLATSGWIDAAVINAGDGTHQHPTQALLDAFTMRRRLVGRDAGLGQDLSGKRITIVGDVLHSRVARSNVDLLHTLGAEVTLVAPPTLVPVGVHSWPCEISYDLDSTLAKSDAVMMLRVQRERMNAAFFPTEREYSRRYGLDGDRMARMPEHAIVMHPGPMVRGMEITAEVADSDRCTVVEQVANGVSIRMAVLYLLLGGNEPAVTHTRTTEEK from the coding sequence ATGCAGCGTCATCTCATCTCGGCCGCCGACCTCACCCGCGACGACGCCGTCCTGATCCTCGACACCGCCGAGGAGATGGCCCGGGTCGCCGACCGGCCGATCAAGAAACTGCCGACCCTGCGCGGTCGTACCGTCGTCAACCTCTTCTTCGAGGACTCCACCCGCACCCGGATCTCCTTCGAGGCCGCCGAGAAGCGCCTCTCCGCGGACGTCATCAACTTCTCCGCCAAGGGGTCGTCGGTGTCGAAGGGCGAGTCCCTCAAGGACACCGCCCAGACCTTGGAGGCCATGGGCGTGGACGCCGTCGTCATCCGGCACGGTGCCTCGGGGGCCCCGTACCGCCTGGCGACCTCCGGCTGGATCGACGCCGCCGTGATCAACGCCGGTGACGGCACCCACCAGCACCCCACCCAGGCCCTGCTCGACGCCTTCACCATGCGCCGCCGTCTCGTCGGCCGGGACGCCGGGCTCGGCCAGGACCTGTCCGGCAAGCGCATCACGATCGTCGGTGACGTCCTGCACAGCCGCGTCGCCCGCTCCAACGTCGACCTGCTGCACACCCTCGGCGCCGAGGTCACCCTCGTGGCCCCGCCCACCCTGGTGCCGGTCGGCGTCCACTCCTGGCCCTGCGAGATCTCGTACGACCTCGACAGCACGCTCGCCAAGTCCGACGCGGTGATGATGCTGCGCGTGCAGAGGGAGCGGATGAACGCCGCGTTCTTCCCGACCGAGCGCGAGTACTCGCGGCGCTACGGCCTCGACGGCGACCGCATGGCGCGGATGCCCGAGCACGCCATCGTGATGCACCCCGGCCCGATGGTCCGCGGCATGGAGATCACGGCGGAGGTCGCCGACTCCGACCGCTGCACCGTCGTCGAGCAGGTCGCCAACGGAGTCTCCATCCGGATGGCCGTGCTGTATCTGCTCCTGGGCGGCAACGAGCCCGCCGTCACCCACACCCGCACCACCGAGGAGAAGTAA
- the bldD gene encoding transcriptional regulator BldD, giving the protein MSSEYAKQLGAKLRAIRTQQGLSLHGVEEKSQGRWKAVVVGSYERGDRAVTVQRLAELADFYGVPVQELLPGTTPGGAAEPPPKLVLDLERLAHVPAEKAGPLQRYAATIQSQRGDYNGKVLSIRQDDLRTLAVIYDQSPSVLTEQLISWGVLDADARRAVSHEEG; this is encoded by the coding sequence ATGTCCAGCGAATACGCCAAACAGCTCGGGGCCAAGCTCCGGGCCATCCGCACCCAGCAGGGCCTTTCCCTCCACGGTGTCGAGGAGAAGTCCCAGGGACGCTGGAAGGCGGTCGTGGTCGGTTCGTACGAGCGCGGCGACCGCGCCGTCACCGTGCAGCGCCTCGCGGAGCTGGCGGACTTCTACGGGGTTCCGGTGCAGGAGCTGCTTCCCGGTACGACCCCTGGTGGCGCCGCCGAGCCGCCGCCGAAGCTCGTCCTCGACCTTGAGCGCCTGGCCCATGTGCCGGCCGAGAAGGCGGGCCCGCTGCAGCGCTACGCGGCGACGATCCAGTCCCAGCGCGGTGACTACAACGGCAAGGTGCTCTCGATCCGCCAGGACGACCTGCGCACACTCGCCGTCATCTACGACCAGTCCCCCTCGGTCCTCACCGAGCAGCTGATCAGCTGGGGCGTCCTCGACGCCGACGCCCGCCGCGCGGTCTCCCACGAGGAGGGCTGA
- the nusB gene encoding transcription antitermination factor NusB, protein MAARNTARKRAFQILFEGDQRGVDVLTVLADWIRHSRSDTRQPPVSEYTMLLVEGYAEHIKRIDELIAQYSVGWTLDRMPVVDRNILRLGAYELIWVDETPDAVVLDEMVQLAKEFSTDDSPSFVNGLLGRLKDLKPSLRREAE, encoded by the coding sequence GTGGCTGCTCGTAACACGGCCCGCAAGCGTGCCTTCCAGATCCTCTTCGAGGGCGACCAGCGCGGGGTCGACGTCCTGACCGTGCTTGCCGACTGGATCCGGCACTCGCGGTCCGACACCCGGCAGCCGCCGGTCAGTGAGTACACCATGCTGCTGGTCGAGGGCTACGCGGAGCACATCAAGCGGATCGACGAGCTGATCGCGCAGTACTCGGTGGGCTGGACCCTCGACCGGATGCCGGTCGTGGACCGCAACATCCTGCGCCTCGGGGCGTACGAGCTGATCTGGGTCGACGAGACTCCGGACGCGGTGGTGCTGGACGAGATGGTTCAGCTGGCGAAGGAGTTCTCCACGGACGACTCGCCGTCGTTCGTGAATGGGCTGCTGGGGCGGTTGAAGGACCTCAAGCCCTCGCTTCGCAGGGAAGCGGAGTAG
- a CDS encoding dihydroorotase, producing MSKILIRGAKVLGSEPQDVLIDGEIIAEIGVGLSDEGAVVVEAGGKVLLPGLVDLHTHLREPGREDSETVLTGTRAAASGGYTAVFAMANTFPVADTAGVVEQVYRLGREHGYCDVQPIGAVTVGLEGKKLAELGAMHESAAGVTVFSDDGKCVDDAVMMRRALEYVKAFGGVVAQHAQEPRLTEGAQMNEGVVSAELGLGGWPAVAEESIIARDVLLAEHVGSRVHICHLSTAGSVEIVRWAKSRGIDVTAEVTPHHLLLTDELVRTYDPVYKVNPPLRTERDVLALREALADGTIDIVATDHAPHPHEDKDCEWGAAAMGMVGLETALSVVQETMVATGLLDWAGVADRMSFTPARIGQAAGHGRPVSAGEPANLTLVDTAYRGSVDPAGFASRSRNTPYEGRELPGRVTHTWLRGKATLVDGKLT from the coding sequence ATGAGCAAGATCCTTATCCGTGGTGCGAAGGTGCTGGGCAGCGAGCCGCAGGACGTCCTGATCGACGGCGAGATCATCGCCGAGATCGGTGTGGGGCTCTCCGACGAGGGCGCCGTGGTCGTCGAGGCCGGTGGCAAGGTGCTCCTGCCGGGGCTCGTCGATCTGCACACCCATCTGCGGGAGCCCGGGCGTGAGGACTCCGAGACCGTGCTGACCGGCACGCGCGCGGCGGCCTCCGGTGGCTACACGGCCGTCTTCGCCATGGCCAACACCTTCCCCGTCGCCGACACCGCCGGTGTGGTCGAGCAGGTCTACCGGCTCGGCCGGGAGCACGGGTACTGCGACGTCCAGCCCATCGGGGCCGTCACCGTCGGCCTGGAGGGCAAGAAGCTCGCCGAGCTGGGCGCGATGCACGAGTCGGCCGCCGGGGTCACCGTCTTCTCGGACGACGGCAAGTGCGTCGACGACGCGGTGATGATGAGGCGCGCGCTGGAGTACGTGAAGGCCTTCGGCGGGGTCGTCGCCCAGCACGCGCAGGAGCCGCGGCTGACCGAGGGCGCCCAGATGAACGAGGGCGTCGTCTCCGCCGAGCTGGGCCTCGGCGGCTGGCCGGCGGTGGCCGAGGAATCGATCATCGCCCGGGACGTCCTGCTCGCCGAGCACGTGGGCTCCCGCGTCCACATCTGCCACCTGTCGACCGCGGGCTCGGTGGAGATCGTGCGCTGGGCCAAGTCCCGCGGCATCGACGTCACCGCCGAGGTCACCCCGCACCACCTCCTCCTCACGGACGAGCTGGTACGGACGTACGACCCGGTCTACAAGGTCAACCCGCCGCTGCGCACCGAGCGCGACGTGCTGGCCCTGCGCGAGGCGCTCGCCGACGGCACGATCGACATCGTCGCCACCGACCACGCCCCGCACCCGCACGAGGACAAGGACTGCGAGTGGGGCGCGGCCGCCATGGGCATGGTCGGCCTGGAGACCGCGTTGTCGGTGGTCCAGGAGACGATGGTCGCCACCGGCCTGCTCGACTGGGCGGGTGTCGCGGACCGCATGTCCTTCACGCCGGCCAGGATCGGGCAGGCGGCTGGTCATGGACGTCCCGTCTCGGCAGGTGAGCCCGCCAACCTCACGCTCGTCGACACGGCCTACCGTGGGTCGGTGGATCCCGCGGGCTTCGCCTCGCGCAGCCGCAACACCCCCTATGAGGGCCGTGAGCTGCCGGGCCGTGTCACGCACACGTGGCTGCGGGGCAAGGCCACGCTCGTCGACGGGAAGCTCACGTGA